The following coding sequences are from one Homalodisca vitripennis isolate AUS2020 chromosome 7, UT_GWSS_2.1, whole genome shotgun sequence window:
- the LOC124366409 gene encoding rho GTPase-activating protein gacJ isoform X3 has product MREVDTVSPVVWPAWCYSGEVQTETDTVAGVGVRAGTPASLKGRKRPLEATMNGVGADHTNNNVKSERLSPATADNNSSSSRSGTPSSVYPGTPPSQPDRPSSPSSTAPPVDSLMGRNYSDFMRSLAAKYNNNNPNDYFSSPRNGYPPSLDPRFSAFKPGAATPFVGLMAPLGSSSSTSPTAGHPATTPSNTKDSSESDLKPGIPTPAEAQQALFANFGLNAFSHPLPGGVPFLPPLVDMSSTQALLNMVRTASAQSANQLETYLKGAIKRPPENSNNPLDLSSNAVTPPLKKARKHTPSLSESLYGPDALLNFPILNALQRTTKDRLQSKRTGSVSPKPKSKLATSPSNAASVSRPSTANSCLSLCSTPGEKPCSSSADTQTVAHWTVDDVCNFITSIDLCAEYAPVSWSYLWFKCVSTVC; this is encoded by the exons GAGAAGTACAGACGGAGACTGACACCGTGGCGGGGGTCGGGGTGCGCGCCGGGACGCCGGCCTCTCTTAAGGGCAGGAAGCGTCCCCTGGAGGCGACGATGAACGGGGTGGGGGCGGACCACACCAACAACAACGTCAAGTCCGAGAGGCTTAGCCCCGCGACAGCGGACAACAACTCCAGCAGTTCCAGGAGCGGCACCCCCAGCTCCGTGTACCCGGGGACTCCGCCCTCCCAACCCGACCGACCCTCCAGTCCGTCCTCCACGGCACCCCCCGTGGACTCCCTCATGGGCCGCAACTACAGCGACTTCATGCGCTCCCTGGCGGCCAAGTACAACAACAACAACCCAAACGA CTACTTCAGTTCGCCCAGGAACGGGTATCCGCCCAGTCTGGACCCGCGGTTCTCCGCCTTCAAGCCAGGGGCGGCGACCCCATTCGTGGGCCTGATGGCGCCTTTGGGGTCCTCCTCGAGTACATCCCCCACGGCCGGCCACCCCGCCACAACCCCCTCCAACACCAAAGATTCCTCCGAGAGTGACCTGAAGCCAGGGATCCCTACTCCCGCAGAAGCGCAGCAGGCCCTCTTCGCCAACTTCGGGCTGAACGCCTTCTCGCACCCCCTGCCCGGGGGTGTCCCCTTCCTGCCCCCCCTCGTGGACATGAGCAGCACCCAGGCGCTCCTCAACATGGTCCGCACGGCGAGCGCCCAGAGCGCGAACCAACTGGAGACCTACCTGAAGGGCGCCATTAAGAGGCCCCCGGAGAACTCCAACAACCCCTTGGATCTGTCCTCAAACGCCGTCACCCCGCCGCTGAAGAAGGCCCGGAAGCACACCCCTAGTTTAAGCGAGAGCCTGTACGGCCCTGACGCCCTCCTCAACTTCCCCATTCTCAACGCTCTCCAAAGAACCACCAAGGACCGCCTGCAGTCCAAGAGAACCGGCAGTGTGTCCCCCAAACCCAAGTCCAAGCTCGCTACCTCGCCCTCCAACGCCGCCTCCGTCTCTCGGCCCTCCACCGCCAACTCCTGCCTGTCCTTGTGCTCCACCCCCGGCGAGAAACCCTGCTCCAGTTCCGCCGACACCCAGACGGTCGCCCACTGGACGGTTGACGACGTCTGCAACTTCATCACCTCCATCGACCTCTGTGCGGAATATGCGCCG